CGCTTTCGAATTCCGCGGGCGTCGCGTCGAGGTTCTTCACGACGAATTTCACCTTCTTGCCGGCGGGAATCGTCACGCCATCGGGCGAAAACTTGTGGTCCTTCAACGTCAGGTTGACGACGTCGTCGGCAGCGAAGGCGGACGTTGCCGAGGCGCCCAGCAGGGCCAGTGCGAAACCGAGAGCGAAACGGGTCATGTGCGTAATGGTTTGAAATGGTTTGAAATATCGAAGGGAATCGATACTAAGATCGATTCGCATTTTCACCTCGGAGTACCCTTACTCGGCCCAGGGAGATCGTGGGCACTCGATCCCGCACGCCCGTTGCCGCGCAAGGCTCCGCCGGATTTCGCCGATAATGGGCGGTCGTCAATCGGGAAAAATTCGGACTGACGCGCGCACGCGAATGACGATTCGTCAGACCTCAGCATTACAAATGGCTGATGCGATGCACGTCGCCGCATGCGGCGCTTGACCTTCCCACCATGGCAAGCTTCATGCTGAACCCACTCGTCAACCATCAACCCGGGAGAACACGATGGAATTCGAAGTCCAGGACATGACCTGCGGCGGCTGCGCCAACGCCATCACGCGCGCGGTGACGGCCGCGGACCCCGCCGCGAAGCTCGACATCGACGTCGCGGCGAAGATCGTCAAGGTCGACTCGGCGCAAGGCGCCGAGCGCGTGCAGTCGATCATCGAGGCCGCCGGCTTCCATCCCGCGCTGCGCACCGCGTAACGCGCGCCGAAGGCCGCGGGCGCAGCGCCGCCCGCACGGCGACGCGCCCGCCCCCGCCCCGGTAGCGCGTCAGCGCAGCCGGATCAGCGTCGACTTCAGTTCGGTGTACTTCTCGAGCGCATGCAGCGACTTGTCGCGGCCGTTGCCCGACTGCTTGTAGCCGCCGAACGGGAAGTTCATGTCGCCGCCCTCGTCATAGCAGTTCACCCACACGGTGCCCGCACGCAGCCGGCGCGACACGTCGTGCGCGGTCGTCAGGTTCGACGTCCACACGGCCGCGGCCAGCCCGTATTCGGTGTCGTTCGCGATCCGCACGGCCTCGTCGACGTCGTCGAACACGATCACCGACAGCACGGGTCCGAAGATTTCCTCGCGCGCGATCTTCGCATCGGGCTTCACCTCGAACACCGTCGGCTCCACGTAGAAGCCGCCCGTTTCCGCGTTCACGCGCGCACCGCCCGTGACGAGCCGGCCTTCGTCGCGCCCCGCTTCGATGTAACCCAGCACGCGCTCGAGCTGGATGCCGTCGACGATCGCGCCCATCGATACCGACGGATCGAGCGGATTGCCCGGCACGTACGCGCGGGCGGCCGCGACGAGCCTCTCGATGAACGCGTCCTTGATGTCGCGATGCACGAGCAGCCGCGAGCCGGCCGTGCACATCTCGCCCATGTTGTAGAAGATCGCGCCGGCCGCCGTCTGCGCCGCGCGGTCGAGATCGGGGCAATCGGGCAGCACGATGTTCGGCGACTTGCCGCCGAGCTCGAGCCACGCGCGCTTCAGGTTCGACTGCGCCGCATACTGCATGATCAGCTTGCCGACCGCCGTCGAGCCCGTGAACGCGATGCAGTCGACGTCGCGATGCAGCGCGAGCAGCTTGCCCGGTTCGCCCGCGCCCGGCACGACGTTGAATACGCCGGCCGGGATGCCGGCTTCGAACGCGAGCTGCGCGACGCGGATCGCGGTCAGCGGCGATTTCTCCGACGGCTTCAGCACGACGCTGTTGCCCGCCGCGAGCGCGGGGCCGAATTTCCATGCGGCCATCAGGATCGGGAAGTTCCACGGCACGACGGCGGCCACCACGCCGACCGGCTCGCGCGTGACGAGACCGACGAGATGGTGATCGGCCGGCGCGACCTCGCCGCCGACCTTGTCGATCGCTTCCGCAAACCATTCGACGCAGTACGCGGCACCCGGCACGTCGACCGTCGTCGTGTCGCCGATCGGTTTGCCCGCGTCGAGCGTCTCGAGCAGCGACAGTTCGTCGAGATGCGCGCGCATCAGCGCGGCCCAGCGCAGCAGCACGGCCTTTCGCTCGCGCGGATTCAAGCCGGCCCACACACCCGAATCGAATGCGCGGCGGGCCGCCGCGACGGCCGCGTTCACGTCCGCTTCGCCGCAGTCGGCGACCTTCGCCAGCACGCGGCCGTCGATCGGGCTCACGCAGTCGAACGTCCTGCCGCCGTGCGCGTCGCGCGACGCGCCGTCGATGAATGCGCGCCCTTCGATCTCGAGCGACGCCGCCTTGTGTTGCCAGTCAGCCAAAGTCAACTTGTTCATCAGGATGCCTCAATGTTGTGGCATTCGCGATGCGGCACGCCGTGCGCGTGGCACGCTGCCGGCCTGCAGCGAATGCGGTGACGCGCGGTCAGAAGGTCGCCGGCGAATTGGCCGAGACGACCTCGCAGATCAGTTCCGCGCTGGGATTGCGAAAACGATGCGGCAAACGGCTCTCGAAGTAGTAGCCGTCTCCGGGGTCGAGCAGCCACGTCGCACTATCGACGGTCAGCTCGAGCCGGCCCGACACGACGACGCCGCCCTCGTGCCCCGCGTGCACCAGCATCTCGGGCCCCGTGTCGGCCAGCGGCTGGTAGATCTCGCGCAGGATGCACATGTTGCGATCCTTCACGTTCGCACCGACCAGATGAAACGCGAGCGACTCGTTGCCGAGGTTCGGCATCTCGTCGCGACGCGACACGACCGCGCGCGATTCGACGAGCTCGAACGTGAAGAATTCCGCGAGACTCATCGGGATGCATTCGAGCAGCTTCTTCAGCGAGCCGACCGACGGGCTCACGCGGCCCTGTTCGATCAGCGAGATCGTGCCGTTGGTGACGCCGGCGCGCTTCGCGAGTTCGCGCTGCGACAGGCCATGCTTGTTGCGCACGAAACGCAGGCGCTCGGCGACTTCGGTGGACATCGATTCGGTTTCGGACACGATAAGTGCGATGACAAGTGAAACGACGCGGTGGACTGCCGTTGAATATTCTAATCACTTTATGCCGCACATCAGCGGGGAAAACCCTGAAAGGCGTTCGAAATAATGGACGCCGTGTCGATTATTCCTTTTATGAATCTTTTGTTTTCGCGCTCGGGAAAGCCCTGATGCAGGACCTTAAAAAAACATTTGACGCCGTTATTGGCTCGTATATGCTGGCTCTCAGGTCAGCGTCATCAGGCTTTCACAGGCATCGAAAAGCGTTATCGCAACGCAACAATTCGATGCCCGCGAATGTAAATGATGCGGGGCCGGCACCTTGATTATTTTAAACGCCCAGCGCGTCGAAACGATCGGGTGTTCAATACTTTCAACAAACCAGTCGAGTGTAATCGTGAGAGTCCGTGGCCCTCTGGTGAGGTGGGATCGAGGCGATGTGCGAAGTTTGCGCAGCGCCGTTCCCGCTTCCGACGGCAGTTGCGGCTGGCATAGTCCTCGCCTGCTTCACCTGTCGATCTACACCATCCTGTCCCGTCGTTCCGTTCGGCGCCACAACGCCGTTTCCGCACGCGCATTCGTCGCCGTCGATACCGACGAAGTGGCGTCGCTGCTGCCGTAGCGCCTCTCCTTTCTTCACGTCGTTCGTTTTTTCTGTCGATTCGCCAACCGCATCGTCCATGCGGTGACGGCACGCGTTCGCGCATGCGTTGCCGCGTCGCGTATCGCAATGAAACGAACGACGGCCTGACCGTCGCGCGCAGCGCGGATCGCCACGCCATCCCGTTGCGCCCATTCACCAGCGGCCGTGCGCCTTGCGCCCGGCTGCGGGGTCGTGTCGCGCCCGCGTTTTGCCGCATCCGGCTCGGTGCACGTCACGTCCCTACGGATTACTGAAGACGTCATGGAAAGGAAACCTCTCGTCGGCATCACC
This DNA window, taken from Burkholderia cenocepacia, encodes the following:
- a CDS encoding cupredoxin domain-containing protein, which gives rise to MTRFALGFALALLGASATSAFAADDVVNLTLKDHKFSPDGVTIPAGKKVKFVVKNLDATPAEFESDDFKAEKVVPAGKSVEILVGPLKAGTYEFHDEYHEAQSKTHLTVK
- a CDS encoding heavy-metal-associated domain-containing protein, translated to MEFEVQDMTCGGCANAITRAVTAADPAAKLDIDVAAKIVKVDSAQGAERVQSIIEAAGFHPALRTA
- a CDS encoding aldehyde dehydrogenase; this translates as MNKLTLADWQHKAASLEIEGRAFIDGASRDAHGGRTFDCVSPIDGRVLAKVADCGEADVNAAVAAARRAFDSGVWAGLNPRERKAVLLRWAALMRAHLDELSLLETLDAGKPIGDTTTVDVPGAAYCVEWFAEAIDKVGGEVAPADHHLVGLVTREPVGVVAAVVPWNFPILMAAWKFGPALAAGNSVVLKPSEKSPLTAIRVAQLAFEAGIPAGVFNVVPGAGEPGKLLALHRDVDCIAFTGSTAVGKLIMQYAAQSNLKRAWLELGGKSPNIVLPDCPDLDRAAQTAAGAIFYNMGEMCTAGSRLLVHRDIKDAFIERLVAAARAYVPGNPLDPSVSMGAIVDGIQLERVLGYIEAGRDEGRLVTGGARVNAETGGFYVEPTVFEVKPDAKIAREEIFGPVLSVIVFDDVDEAVRIANDTEYGLAAAVWTSNLTTAHDVSRRLRAGTVWVNCYDEGGDMNFPFGGYKQSGNGRDKSLHALEKYTELKSTLIRLR
- a CDS encoding cupin domain-containing protein: MSTEVAERLRFVRNKHGLSQRELAKRAGVTNGTISLIEQGRVSPSVGSLKKLLECIPMSLAEFFTFELVESRAVVSRRDEMPNLGNESLAFHLVGANVKDRNMCILREIYQPLADTGPEMLVHAGHEGGVVVSGRLELTVDSATWLLDPGDGYYFESRLPHRFRNPSAELICEVVSANSPATF